A genomic stretch from Desulfuromonas thiophila includes:
- the hrcA gene encoding heat-inducible transcriptional repressor HrcA: protein MKAAMELNERSLSILEAIIEGYIASGEPMGSRTIARQHPQMLSPATVRNVMADLEEMGYIVSPHTSAGRVPTDKGYRFYVDSMLQVRDLTEAERLCIDAHCAASGLQPQQLLKRAGHVLSKMSHYTGLVLAPRFSATTFRHIEFVPLSQNRLLVIFVSQSGVVQNKIIETSDDMPDVRELEQVTNYLNQSLGGLTIAQVRGRLVAQMREEKALYDRLLARALSLSSQVFGDDIEGDLFIEGAANMLDQPDFTDIASMKRLFKAFEQKRHLIELLDRTQQAQGVQIYIGSQSPYQDFEGCSLITATYTNGKQTLGSLGVIGPSRMAYAQVVPVVDYTARLVSRMLERELE from the coding sequence ATGAAAGCGGCTATGGAACTCAACGAGCGCAGTCTGAGCATTCTCGAAGCGATCATCGAAGGCTATATTGCCTCGGGGGAACCCATGGGCTCGCGCACCATTGCGCGCCAGCATCCGCAGATGCTGTCGCCGGCGACGGTGCGCAATGTCATGGCCGACTTGGAGGAAATGGGCTACATCGTATCGCCCCATACCTCGGCCGGCCGGGTGCCGACGGACAAGGGCTACCGTTTCTATGTCGATTCGATGTTGCAGGTGCGCGACCTGACGGAGGCCGAACGCCTCTGTATCGATGCCCACTGTGCCGCCAGCGGCCTGCAGCCGCAGCAGTTGCTCAAACGGGCCGGTCATGTGCTGTCGAAGATGTCGCATTATACGGGTTTGGTGCTGGCACCGCGCTTTTCCGCCACCACCTTCCGCCACATTGAATTTGTGCCCCTGTCGCAGAATCGGCTGCTGGTGATCTTCGTATCGCAAAGCGGCGTGGTGCAGAACAAGATTATCGAAACCAGCGACGATATGCCCGATGTGCGCGAACTGGAGCAGGTGACCAACTACCTCAACCAGTCGCTTGGCGGTCTGACCATTGCCCAGGTGCGGGGCCGGCTGGTGGCGCAGATGCGGGAAGAAAAGGCGTTGTATGACCGCCTGTTGGCCCGGGCGCTGTCGTTGTCGAGCCAGGTATTCGGTGATGATATCGAGGGCGATCTGTTTATCGAAGGCGCCGCCAACATGCTCGATCAGCCCGATTTCACCGATATCGCCAGCATGAAGCGGCTGTTCAAGGCCTTTGAACAGAAACGGCATCTGATTGAACTGCTTGATCGTACCCAGCAGGCCCAGGGCGTGCAGATCTATATCGGCAGCCAGTCGCCGTATCAGGATTTTGAAGGCTGCAGTCTGATTACCGCCACCTATACCAATGGCAAGCAGACCCTAGGCTCCCTGGGGGTCATCGGTCCGAGCCGGATGGCCTACGCCCAGGTGGTGCCGGTGGTGGATTACACCGCCCGGCTGGTGAGTCGGATGCTGGAGCGCGAACTGGAATAA
- the grpE gene encoding nucleotide exchange factor GrpE — MSEEKSQPQQAAPLTGTEAETSTNGQSEASCAGLEEEVSLVPAAQLQACREELATQKDQYLRARADLENYRRRVQREKEDLQRYGNEQLLREILPVVDNLERALAHARTQDIPVEGLITGVEMTLEQFQRVLDKFQVRPVAALQQPFDSACHEAMGQVEREDCPPNTVVEEMQRGYMLNDRLLRPALVLVSKAAAPAGAAAADA, encoded by the coding sequence GTGTCTGAAGAAAAATCGCAGCCGCAGCAGGCTGCTCCCCTGACCGGAACCGAAGCGGAAACATCCACCAACGGCCAGTCCGAGGCGTCCTGCGCCGGCCTTGAGGAAGAGGTGTCGTTGGTGCCGGCAGCCCAGCTGCAGGCCTGCCGCGAGGAACTGGCGACCCAGAAGGATCAGTACCTGCGGGCGCGCGCCGATCTGGAAAACTATCGCCGGCGCGTGCAGCGCGAAAAAGAGGATCTGCAGCGTTATGGCAACGAACAGTTGCTGCGCGAGATTCTGCCGGTGGTGGACAATCTTGAACGCGCTCTGGCCCACGCCCGAACCCAGGATATCCCGGTCGAGGGGCTGATCACCGGAGTGGAAATGACGCTGGAGCAGTTCCAGCGGGTATTGGACAAATTTCAGGTGCGGCCGGTGGCGGCCCTGCAACAGCCCTTTGATTCGGCCTGTCACGAGGCCATGGGGCAGGTGGAGCGGGAAGATTGCCCGCCGAACACGGTGGTGGAAGAGATGCAGCGTGGCTATATGCTGAATGACCGTTTGTTGCGTCCGGCTCTGGTTCTGGTGTCCAAGGCAGCGGCACCGGCAGGCGCCGCTGCGGCGGATGCCTGA
- the dnaK gene encoding molecular chaperone DnaK: MGKVIGIDLGTTNSCVAVMEGGEPIVIANAEGARTTPSMVAFTESGERLVGQQAKRQAVTNPENTLFAIKRLIGRKFDSDAVRKDIEISPFKIVKADNGDAWVEARGKKYSAPEISAMVLQKMKQAAEDFLGESVTEAVITVPAYFNDSQRQATKDAGKIAGLEVLRIINEPTAAALAYGLDKKKDEKIAVFDLGGGTFDVSILELGDGVFEVKSTNGDTFLGGEDFDQRVIDYLADEFKKEQGIDLRKDKMALQRLKEAAEKAKCELSSSVETDINLPFITADQSGPKHLNLKLSRAKLESICADLIGKLEGPCRTALKDAGLSASEIDEVILVGGMTRMPAVQEKVKTIFGKTPNKGVNPDEVVAIGAAIQGGVLKGEVKDVLLLDVTPLSLGIETLGGVMTKLIEKNTTIPCKKSQIFSTAADNQPAVSVHVLQGEREMAGDNKTIGRFELVGIPPAPRGVPQVEVTFDIDANGILNVSAKDMGTGKEQSIRITASSGLSDEEIEKMVKDAESHEAEDKKKRALIEARNQADSLVYSTEKSLAEHGDKVDGETKSGIEKALENVKEAIKGEDTDAINKAVEALAQASHKLAEVMYAQAQQNPAGEGGEAPKAEPASGDDVVDAEFEEVNDDKKK, translated from the coding sequence ATGGGAAAAGTAATCGGAATCGATTTGGGCACCACCAACTCCTGCGTTGCCGTGATGGAGGGAGGGGAGCCGATCGTTATCGCCAATGCCGAAGGCGCTCGCACCACGCCGTCAATGGTGGCCTTCACCGAAAGCGGTGAGCGGCTGGTGGGCCAGCAGGCCAAGCGCCAGGCCGTGACCAACCCGGAAAATACCCTGTTTGCCATCAAGCGTCTGATCGGGCGCAAGTTCGATTCCGACGCCGTGCGCAAGGATATCGAAATCAGCCCGTTCAAGATTGTCAAGGCCGACAATGGCGATGCCTGGGTCGAGGCCCGTGGCAAGAAATACAGCGCGCCGGAAATTTCTGCCATGGTGTTGCAGAAGATGAAGCAGGCGGCGGAGGACTTCCTGGGCGAAAGCGTGACCGAGGCGGTGATCACCGTGCCGGCCTACTTCAACGATTCGCAGCGCCAGGCCACCAAGGACGCCGGCAAGATCGCCGGTCTGGAGGTATTGCGCATCATCAACGAGCCGACCGCGGCGGCGCTGGCCTACGGTCTTGACAAGAAGAAGGATGAAAAGATCGCCGTTTTCGACCTGGGCGGCGGCACCTTCGACGTGTCGATCCTGGAACTGGGTGACGGCGTGTTCGAGGTCAAGTCGACCAATGGCGACACCTTTCTCGGGGGCGAGGATTTTGACCAGCGTGTCATCGATTATCTCGCCGATGAGTTCAAAAAGGAGCAGGGTATCGATCTGCGCAAGGACAAGATGGCCCTGCAGCGCCTGAAGGAAGCGGCGGAAAAGGCCAAGTGCGAGCTGTCCTCCTCGGTCGAAACGGATATCAACCTGCCCTTTATTACCGCTGACCAGAGCGGGCCGAAGCATCTCAACCTCAAACTCAGCCGCGCCAAGCTGGAAAGCATCTGCGCCGACCTGATCGGCAAGCTTGAAGGCCCCTGCCGCACAGCGCTCAAGGATGCCGGGCTGTCGGCCTCTGAGATCGACGAGGTGATTCTGGTCGGTGGCATGACGCGCATGCCGGCAGTGCAGGAGAAGGTCAAGACCATCTTCGGCAAAACGCCCAACAAGGGGGTCAATCCCGACGAGGTGGTGGCCATCGGCGCCGCCATTCAGGGTGGCGTGCTCAAGGGCGAGGTCAAGGACGTGCTGCTGCTCGATGTGACGCCGCTGTCGCTGGGCATCGAGACCCTCGGTGGCGTGATGACCAAGCTGATCGAGAAAAACACCACCATTCCGTGCAAGAAGAGCCAGATCTTTTCTACCGCGGCGGACAATCAGCCGGCCGTGTCGGTTCACGTGCTGCAGGGCGAGCGTGAAATGGCCGGTGACAACAAGACCATCGGGCGCTTCGAGCTGGTCGGCATTCCGCCGGCGCCGCGGGGCGTGCCGCAGGTGGAGGTAACCTTCGACATTGACGCCAACGGCATCCTCAATGTCTCGGCCAAGGATATGGGCACCGGCAAGGAACAGTCCATCCGCATCACCGCCTCGTCGGGTCTGTCCGACGAGGAAATCGAGAAAATGGTGAAGGATGCCGAATCACACGAGGCCGAGGACAAGAAAAAGCGTGCTCTGATCGAGGCCCGCAATCAGGCCGATAGCCTGGTCTACAGCACGGAGAAATCCCTCGCCGAGCACGGCGACAAGGTGGATGGCGAAACCAAGAGCGGCATTGAAAAGGCGCTGGAGAATGTCAAGGAAGCCATCAAGGGCGAGGACACCGATGCCATCAACAAGGCCGTCGAGGCTTTGGCCCAGGCGTCGCACAAGCTGGCCGAGGTAATGTATGCCCAGGCCCAGCAGAATCCGGCGGGCGAGGGTGGCGAAGCCCCCAAGGCCGAGCCGGCCAGCGGCGATGACGTGGTTGACGCTGAATTCGAGGAAGTCAACGACGACAAGAAAAAGTAG
- the dnaJ gene encoding molecular chaperone DnaJ — protein sequence MANGKRDYYEILGVNRNASEAEIKKAYRQLAIKYHPDKNPGDRQAEERFKEPSEAYAVLSDAQKRASYDQFGHAGVDGNGGFSSGGFRGSPFEDIFGDIFGDIFGGGRGQRGGRGQRGDDLRYNLSISFEQAAFGTETSIQIPRHHSCPTCGGSGAKPGTSPKVCSTCGGVGQVRYQQGFFQLTRPCPDCGGSGSRIEQPCPDCHGSGRVKEKRKVSLKIPAGVETGTRLKLAGEGESGLHGGPPGDLYVVLTVEEHPIFHREGRNVICEMPISFAQAALGGEIEVPTLEGRVRMKVPAGTQSGKVLKLSGKGIVDLQGSRRGDQLVVLRVETPTKLTARQRELLEEFARESGDDVHPLGKSFLDKVKEIFD from the coding sequence TTGGCAAACGGCAAACGTGATTATTATGAAATCCTTGGGGTCAACCGTAATGCCAGCGAGGCTGAAATTAAAAAGGCCTACCGCCAGCTGGCTATCAAGTACCACCCCGACAAGAATCCTGGCGATCGTCAGGCCGAGGAACGGTTCAAGGAGCCCAGCGAGGCCTACGCCGTGCTGTCCGATGCCCAGAAGCGGGCCAGCTATGATCAGTTTGGCCATGCCGGTGTCGACGGTAACGGAGGTTTTTCCAGCGGCGGCTTTCGCGGCAGTCCGTTCGAAGACATCTTTGGCGACATTTTCGGCGACATTTTCGGCGGTGGTCGTGGTCAGCGCGGCGGCCGCGGCCAGCGTGGCGACGATCTGCGCTATAATCTGAGCATCAGTTTCGAGCAGGCGGCATTTGGCACCGAAACCAGTATCCAGATCCCCCGCCATCACAGCTGTCCCACCTGCGGTGGCAGCGGCGCCAAGCCGGGCACCAGTCCAAAGGTGTGTTCGACCTGCGGCGGTGTCGGTCAGGTCCGTTATCAGCAGGGCTTTTTTCAGCTGACTCGCCCCTGCCCCGATTGTGGCGGCAGCGGCAGCCGGATTGAACAGCCCTGTCCCGATTGCCATGGCAGCGGCCGGGTCAAGGAAAAACGCAAGGTTTCGCTGAAGATTCCCGCCGGGGTTGAAACCGGCACCCGCCTGAAACTGGCCGGCGAGGGAGAGAGCGGCCTGCACGGTGGCCCGCCGGGTGATCTGTATGTTGTTCTGACGGTGGAGGAACACCCGATTTTTCACCGCGAAGGGCGCAATGTCATTTGTGAAATGCCGATTTCTTTCGCCCAGGCGGCCCTTGGTGGTGAGATCGAGGTGCCGACCCTGGAAGGTCGTGTGCGGATGAAGGTGCCCGCGGGAACCCAGTCGGGCAAGGTGCTCAAGCTTTCCGGCAAGGGCATTGTCGATCTGCAAGGCAGTCGGCGCGGTGACCAGCTGGTGGTGCTGCGGGTTGAGACACCAACGAAGCTTACGGCGCGTCAGCGTGAATTGCTGGAGGAGTTTGCCCGTGAGTCGGGAGACGATGTCCATCCGCTCGGCAAGAGTTTTCTTGACAAGGTGAAAGAAATCTTTGATTAG
- a CDS encoding penicillin-binding protein activator: MMLGRGIALVALLLVLLPAAWPGGARAQDGAAEPLAAVRQLVATGQIDAAQSQLRQLLLESTEDVVRQEAMTLLADLLWQQQLPEQALAYARRLPPAALSPDLWQALVAEQISLGQLDAAQQLLDRRPVPTNAASAPERLRLQLRLAQARGQQLQALMLYSQLLQQPAPADEELWHELETLVRQLPAAERAEAEFMFAGTGLEPLLQLPDLREQVRQARQLAADAPERRTLTHQLSQLLAAATAPALRQQLVTLLGQLNGTPWQRRAIGVLLPLTGRYAPFGQMVRQGMELAAAQAGADAAELLFRDSAADPARAVDELRQLVEQERVLAVLGPLSSEAAQACAPLADQLQVPLLSLSHWPDLPAQGAYVFRHSLTSRQQVETLLDYSFGRLGLTRYAILQPDNSSGERFARLFAEAVRRRGGQVHSWQRYAEQATDFRPQLLALRDLPAGLDAGSLAVADREQHNRRQQGLPTLGFEALFLPDYAEQIALLAPQLVYYGIEGVQLLGIHGWRSEQLQQQAGPYVADALFCDGFCADGARPAAQRFVRDYQARYGEPPTLLEAQGYDCARLLLQLVRQCEAPTPALLREELLRPDPLRYQEMVSGLSGFAADGEAQVQLCLLRFGNRGIEPLPPAGVPLP, translated from the coding sequence ATGATGCTGGGAAGAGGAATCGCTCTGGTCGCTTTGTTGCTGGTCCTGCTGCCGGCGGCCTGGCCGGGCGGGGCGCGGGCACAGGACGGTGCGGCTGAACCCTTGGCGGCGGTGCGGCAGCTGGTGGCGACAGGCCAGATAGACGCGGCCCAGTCGCAGTTGCGGCAACTGCTGCTGGAAAGCACAGAGGATGTCGTGCGGCAGGAGGCCATGACGCTGCTGGCCGATCTGCTGTGGCAACAGCAGTTGCCCGAACAGGCGTTGGCCTATGCCCGCCGCTTGCCGCCGGCGGCGTTGTCGCCGGATTTGTGGCAGGCCCTCGTCGCCGAACAGATTTCCCTTGGCCAACTCGATGCGGCCCAGCAGTTGCTTGACCGTCGGCCAGTGCCGACCAATGCCGCGTCAGCGCCTGAACGGCTGCGGTTGCAGCTGCGCCTGGCGCAGGCCCGTGGCCAGCAACTGCAGGCCCTGATGCTCTACAGTCAGCTGTTGCAGCAGCCGGCGCCGGCCGACGAAGAGCTGTGGCACGAACTGGAGACGCTGGTCAGGCAGCTGCCGGCGGCGGAGCGGGCCGAGGCGGAGTTCATGTTTGCCGGCACCGGCCTGGAGCCGCTGCTGCAGTTGCCTGATTTGCGCGAACAGGTTCGGCAGGCTCGACAGCTGGCGGCAGACGCGCCCGAGCGCCGGACTCTGACGCACCAACTCAGTCAATTGCTGGCTGCGGCCACCGCTCCCGCCTTGCGTCAGCAGCTGGTGACACTGCTGGGTCAGCTGAACGGGACGCCCTGGCAACGCCGGGCCATCGGGGTGCTGTTGCCGCTGACGGGGCGCTATGCGCCCTTTGGCCAGATGGTGCGCCAGGGCATGGAACTGGCAGCGGCTCAGGCGGGGGCCGATGCGGCGGAGCTGCTGTTCCGTGACAGCGCCGCCGATCCTGCCCGCGCGGTTGACGAACTGCGCCAGCTGGTGGAGCAGGAGCGGGTGCTGGCGGTTCTCGGCCCCTTGAGCAGTGAGGCGGCGCAAGCCTGTGCTCCGCTGGCCGACCAGCTGCAGGTGCCGCTGTTGAGCCTGTCGCACTGGCCCGATCTGCCCGCTCAGGGCGCCTATGTCTTCCGCCACAGCCTGACCAGTCGTCAGCAGGTCGAAACCCTGCTGGATTACAGTTTCGGCCGTCTTGGCCTGACCCGTTATGCCATTCTGCAGCCAGACAACAGCAGCGGTGAACGCTTTGCCCGGCTGTTTGCCGAGGCGGTGCGGCGGCGCGGTGGCCAGGTGCATTCCTGGCAGCGCTATGCTGAGCAGGCGACGGATTTCCGGCCGCAGTTGCTGGCCCTGCGTGATCTGCCGGCCGGGCTTGACGCCGGCAGTCTGGCGGTTGCCGACCGTGAGCAGCATAATCGGCGCCAGCAGGGTTTGCCGACGTTGGGCTTCGAGGCGCTGTTTCTGCCCGATTACGCCGAGCAGATTGCCCTGTTGGCCCCGCAGCTGGTGTATTACGGCATCGAGGGCGTTCAATTGCTGGGGATTCATGGCTGGCGTTCCGAACAGCTGCAGCAGCAGGCCGGTCCTTATGTGGCCGACGCCCTGTTCTGCGATGGTTTTTGCGCTGACGGGGCGCGACCGGCGGCGCAGCGCTTTGTCCGCGATTACCAGGCCCGTTACGGTGAACCGCCGACCTTGCTGGAGGCGCAGGGTTACGACTGTGCCCGTCTGTTGCTGCAACTGGTGCGGCAGTGCGAGGCGCCGACGCCGGCGCTGCTGCGCGAGGAACTGCTGCGGCCCGATCCCCTGCGCTATCAGGAAATGGTCAGTGGCCTGAGCGGTTTTGCCGCCGATGGCGAGGCCCAGGTGCAGCTCTGCCTGCTGCGCTTCGGCAACCGCGGCATCGAGCCGCTGCCGCCCGCCGGAGTGCCACTGCCATGA
- a CDS encoding YeeE/YedE thiosulfate transporter family protein: MTSAPVTAPLLPLSAPLLLVLLVSLAVALVAGFLMHRSDYCLTGMVRDLFLFRRAGLLPVLLLQIGATMLLLELARLGGLWSGAAFITVKPLLLTSLIGGALFGFGSVLCGSCVVGCLYKMATGSLLNFVAFLAMVAGATLYAEFAPWWEGLTAGWPHLPYKTLPELLQWPVASLVWPLMVLLTLALWRYGRQRGFHRRCAARGFIQPWRTALAWAGLTVLLCLLVGMPMGITSSYVKLGLSVEQLLLPDHVAALDYGQRLRLEYVAPLLNPQSLKLAGRLGPGWDALALLQAPLVLGIVLGSAFSAWRLGEWRLVWRVPAWQYALVLAGGLLTGLAARMGPGCNVHYLLGDLPILGLNALLFVLGLLPGAAAGALVLRQLLTHFAAGDRGNP; the protein is encoded by the coding sequence ATGACCTCCGCCCCGGTGACCGCGCCGCTGCTCCCCTTGTCTGCGCCTCTGCTGCTGGTTTTGCTTGTCAGCCTGGCGGTGGCGCTGGTCGCCGGTTTTCTGATGCATCGCAGCGATTACTGCCTGACCGGCATGGTGCGCGATCTGTTCCTGTTCCGCCGCGCCGGCCTGCTGCCGGTTCTGCTGCTGCAGATCGGCGCCACCATGCTGTTGCTCGAACTGGCGCGGCTCGGCGGTCTCTGGTCCGGCGCCGCCTTCATCACCGTCAAGCCGCTGTTGCTGACCAGTCTGATCGGTGGTGCCCTGTTCGGTTTTGGCTCGGTGCTCTGCGGCAGCTGCGTGGTCGGCTGCCTGTACAAGATGGCGACCGGCAGCCTGCTCAATTTTGTCGCCTTTCTGGCGATGGTGGCCGGTGCGACCCTGTACGCAGAATTCGCTCCCTGGTGGGAAGGGCTTACGGCCGGCTGGCCGCATCTGCCTTACAAAACCCTGCCCGAGTTGTTGCAATGGCCTGTCGCCAGCCTGGTCTGGCCGCTGATGGTTTTACTGACCCTGGCGCTGTGGCGTTACGGCCGGCAGCGCGGATTTCACCGCCGCTGCGCCGCACGCGGCTTTATCCAGCCCTGGCGCACGGCCCTGGCCTGGGCAGGCCTGACGGTGCTGTTGTGTCTTTTGGTCGGCATGCCCATGGGCATTACCTCCAGCTATGTCAAGCTGGGGTTGAGTGTGGAACAGCTGCTGCTGCCGGACCATGTGGCCGCGCTCGACTATGGTCAGCGGCTGCGGCTGGAGTATGTGGCACCGCTGCTCAATCCCCAAAGCCTTAAATTGGCGGGCCGGCTGGGGCCGGGCTGGGATGCGCTAGCCCTGCTGCAGGCACCGCTGGTTCTTGGTATTGTGCTGGGCAGCGCCTTTTCCGCCTGGCGGCTGGGCGAATGGCGCCTGGTCTGGCGGGTGCCGGCCTGGCAGTATGCTCTGGTGCTGGCAGGCGGTCTGCTGACCGGGTTGGCGGCCCGCATGGGGCCGGGCTGCAATGTGCACTATCTGTTGGGTGATTTGCCCATTCTCGGGCTCAATGCGCTGCTGTTTGTTTTGGGGCTGTTGCCGGGCGCCGCTGCCGGCGCTCTGGTGTTGCGCCAACTGTTGACCCATTTCGCGGCAGGTGACCGTGGAAATCCGTGA
- a CDS encoding sulfurtransferase TusA family protein has protein sequence MEIREFDICGQVCPSALLTALREVNRHRQALREGRLMLVLYLDAREATHTIPEAVGNMGYAVSVEPCPRGYCLRIGRG, from the coding sequence GTGGAAATCCGTGAGTTCGATATCTGTGGCCAGGTCTGTCCGTCGGCCCTGCTGACCGCCCTGCGCGAGGTCAATCGTCATCGTCAGGCCCTGCGCGAGGGCCGGCTGATGCTGGTGCTTTATCTGGATGCGCGCGAGGCCACCCACACCATTCCCGAGGCGGTTGGCAACATGGGTTATGCAGTCAGTGTTGAACCCTGCCCGCGCGGCTACTGCCTGCGCATCGGGCGCGGCTGA
- a CDS encoding sensor domain-containing protein, translating into MQTSGPPDSAALAVDSPASLERRLVAYVRAKIDQLLAIMGTAPLRTEELDDASLLEIDPIGIIAESVAQMIEHLHDIHDHLSLAHEELQAVFDATGAAIVVLDDQLRVHSCNRRAAETFALATGDVPLAFPFSAALAERLRQQEGLLEEPEYCHADQVFQLLVAPVRDRAGQCQLRVLAFNDITERRHNELMLQAAESRLSAIFNTLMAGILIIDPESHRIVDANPMAIRLIGDRRERIIGAVCHRYICPAQRGACPLTDLNQKLDNAERILIDAYGEHIPVLKTATLLELGGKQYILESFIDIRARKKAEDALRASEERYRALYAAMNEGLIVGELIRNAAGRAVDFVLHDVNPAACRILQYNAERLVGQRASSLYWQKEIPYLRLLEAVVADGVPRTQEISLRGRELHVSLTRPLPQRFAALLTDVTATRQAQRQIERLAYYDELTGLPNRVLIRDRLSQALAQARRQNGLVAVLAFDLDQFKKINDSLGNSSGDRLLVAVAERMTVRLRQGDSLARMGGDEFVIVLSGCVTQQDVISAAVKVLDLMAEPFQVDEHEIVCTASLGIALFPMDGSDGDSLLKNADTAMYQAKENGRNTYQFYMPEMNQRAFERLFLNSDLHRALDRGEFELYYQPQLRLSDGAVVGAEALLRWNHASKGQISPVLFIPLAEESDLILTIGHWVLEQACLAARRWYNAGYRQLRVAVNLSARQFTRSLPQTVAQVLRQTALPPELLELELTESLLMEKPEQVREVLEQLRELGTLTAIDDFGTGYSSLSYLKHFPLNRLKIDRSFVKDLTSDSDDAVIIEAIIALAHSLRLQVVAEGVETPAQLEFMRRHGCDDVQGYLLGRPMPADELMRFLQQRPMPTPV; encoded by the coding sequence ATGCAGACCTCCGGCCCCCCCGATAGCGCCGCCTTGGCGGTCGATTCGCCAGCCAGCCTGGAGCGCCGGCTGGTGGCCTACGTCCGCGCCAAGATCGATCAGCTGCTGGCCATCATGGGCACGGCGCCGCTGCGCACGGAGGAGTTGGACGACGCCAGCCTGCTGGAAATCGATCCCATCGGCATCATTGCCGAGAGCGTCGCCCAGATGATCGAGCATCTGCACGATATTCATGACCATCTGAGTCTGGCGCACGAGGAGCTGCAGGCGGTCTTCGATGCCACCGGCGCTGCTATCGTGGTGCTCGATGACCAGCTCAGGGTACACAGCTGTAACCGGCGCGCCGCGGAGACCTTCGCTCTGGCAACCGGCGATGTGCCGCTGGCTTTTCCCTTCAGCGCCGCACTGGCTGAGCGCCTGCGGCAGCAGGAAGGCCTGCTGGAGGAGCCCGAGTATTGCCACGCTGACCAGGTGTTCCAGCTGCTGGTGGCTCCCGTGCGCGACCGGGCCGGCCAGTGCCAGCTGCGGGTGCTGGCCTTCAACGATATCACCGAACGGCGGCATAATGAGTTGATGCTGCAGGCCGCCGAAAGCCGCCTGTCGGCGATCTTCAATACCCTGATGGCCGGCATCCTGATTATTGATCCCGAAAGCCATCGCATTGTCGATGCCAATCCGATGGCGATTCGCCTGATTGGTGACCGGCGCGAACGCATCATCGGCGCGGTTTGCCACCGTTATATCTGCCCGGCGCAGCGGGGCGCCTGCCCGCTGACCGACCTGAATCAGAAGCTCGACAACGCCGAACGCATTCTGATCGATGCCTATGGCGAGCATATTCCAGTGCTCAAGACCGCTACGTTGCTTGAACTTGGCGGCAAGCAGTACATCCTGGAAAGCTTTATCGATATTCGCGCCCGCAAAAAGGCCGAAGATGCGCTGCGTGCCAGCGAGGAACGTTACCGGGCACTGTATGCCGCCATGAACGAAGGCTTGATTGTCGGCGAGTTGATCCGCAACGCTGCCGGTCGGGCGGTGGACTTTGTCCTCCATGATGTCAACCCGGCGGCCTGCCGGATTCTGCAGTACAATGCCGAGCGGCTGGTCGGCCAGCGCGCCAGCAGTCTCTACTGGCAGAAAGAAATTCCCTACCTGCGCTTGCTCGAAGCCGTTGTCGCCGATGGTGTGCCGCGTACCCAGGAAATCAGCCTGCGTGGCCGCGAGTTGCACGTGTCGCTGACGCGGCCACTGCCGCAACGCTTTGCCGCCCTGCTCACCGATGTCACGGCCACCCGTCAGGCGCAGCGTCAGATCGAGCGGCTGGCCTACTACGATGAATTGACCGGCCTGCCCAACCGGGTGCTGATTCGCGACCGGCTCAGCCAGGCGCTGGCCCAGGCGCGGCGCCAGAATGGCCTGGTGGCCGTGTTGGCCTTCGACCTCGACCAGTTCAAGAAGATCAACGATTCCCTTGGTAACAGCAGTGGCGACCGTCTGCTGGTGGCGGTGGCCGAGCGCATGACCGTACGGCTGCGCCAGGGGGACAGCCTGGCGCGCATGGGTGGTGACGAATTTGTCATTGTGCTGTCGGGCTGCGTCACCCAGCAGGATGTCATCAGCGCGGCCGTCAAGGTGCTCGATCTGATGGCTGAGCCCTTCCAGGTTGACGAGCATGAAATTGTCTGCACTGCCAGTCTGGGCATTGCCCTGTTTCCGATGGATGGCAGCGATGGCGACAGTCTGCTGAAGAATGCCGATACGGCCATGTACCAGGCCAAGGAAAACGGGCGCAATACCTATCAGTTTTACATGCCGGAGATGAACCAGCGCGCCTTTGAGCGCCTGTTTCTCAACAGCGATCTGCATCGTGCCCTCGACCGGGGCGAATTCGAGCTTTACTACCAGCCGCAACTGCGCCTGAGTGATGGCGCCGTGGTGGGGGCGGAAGCCCTGCTGCGCTGGAATCATGCCAGCAAGGGCCAGATTTCGCCGGTGCTGTTCATTCCCCTGGCCGAGGAATCCGATCTGATTCTGACCATTGGTCACTGGGTGCTGGAACAGGCCTGCCTGGCAGCGCGGCGCTGGTACAATGCCGGCTACCGCCAGCTGCGGGTAGCGGTTAATCTGTCGGCCCGCCAGTTCACCCGCAGCCTGCCGCAGACCGTGGCCCAGGTGTTGCGCCAGACGGCCCTGCCGCCCGAATTGCTGGAACTGGAGCTGACCGAAAGCCTGTTGATGGAAAAACCCGAGCAGGTGCGGGAGGTGCTTGAACAGCTGCGCGAACTGGGCACCCTGACAGCCATTGACGACTTCGGCACCGGCTATTCCTCCCTCAGCTATCTGAAGCATTTTCCCCTTAATCGCCTCAAGATCGATCGCTCTTTTGTCAAGGATCTGACCAGCGACAGCGATGATGCCGTGATCATTGAGGCCATCATCGCCCTGGCGCACAGCCTGCGGCTGCAGGTGGTGGCCGAGGGGGTTGAAACCCCGGCCCAACTCGAATTCATGCGCCGTCACGGCTGTGACGATGTGCAGGGCTACCTGCTGGGGCGGCCGATGCCGGCTGATGAATTGATGCGTTTTCTGCAGCAGCGGCCGATGCCGACTCCGGTCTGA